The genomic segment ttatagactttgaaaaggcctttgacaaagtacgccaCAATAAACTTAAAGAAATCCTGGAGGTTAAGATCATCGAcaccagagacatacaaataatattaaatctgtactggaatcagctagctaatataaaaatagatgaccaaacatcggacgaaatagaaatacgtagaggagtacagggttgtatattgtcaccgctcttgtttaatatcCACAGCGAACAAATACGCAAAGAAGCtctctcacatgcaaacgaaggcataatagtcaatggagaagttatcaataacattcgatatgctgacgatactgtaataatggcaagaacaACGGAAGATTtacaacatctagttgaaagtatgaatgagatgTGTAATAAAtacggcataaggatgaacgtcaaaaaaaccaaaaatatgaccttcagtaagaatccaatacatgactcatcaatgaaacaggtgaccaaaatcacgagataaaaagacgtattgaaattgccaggtctacctttataaaaatgaaaaaattattttgtaatcgtgatattagtattcagctacgaactagaatgttaaagtACTATGTATTctgtactttgctttacggtgttaaggaatggactcttaaacagaaaaatgttaaaaatcttgaaagctttgagatgtggtgctaccgccgtatactaaaaataagttgggtggataaaattacaaatgaagaggtaatacgcagaataaataaagatccagaagttatactgaatataaaaaagagaaaatttgaaTACTTTgaccacctgatgagaggacaaaagtacacattcctacaaaatataatgcaaggaaaaatccaaggtcgcagaaatccaggccgtagaagaatatcctggataAGAAATTCAAGAGAATGGTTTGGCTGTACctctaacgaattattcaaaacagtagtaaataaaattagaatcgccctaatgatatttAATCTCCGATAAGAGAGGCACTCAAAAAAGAATTGAGACCACCATAACCTAAGGGCATAACAGAAAAAATCAGCGgggttttaaagaaaaataaactaGGTAATATTATTAACACCGATAAACAAAATTTCAATCAAATTACCATACGCAAaaacgaaatatatatatatatatatatatatatatatatatatatatatatatatatatactgggtttaatttctatttttgtcCTCTGTCAGCTGCGGTTTCCAGCCACCTCCCAAGGGTTACACAAATTATACTTGTCAGATAGCGTCGAATTAAGtgagttgaaataaaaaataattacgcTTCCCTTTTCATTTGCTTGCTTGAAAAAAccttaaattaaaatctaaaataaatatcATTAGGAGTTTTCCAAGTGGTCGTGCTCTAGTTTTCTTTTCTTGAGCCTTCAAGGGTATTTGCATAACTCCGGCAAAAGCGCTTCATAAGAATCAAAGGTTGTTAAGTTTAATTGAATTTGAATTTAGTCTTCTTTTTAGTTATTGCGAAACATGGGGAGTGCTTTTGTTACACTTTTATTTAGAAACTGATAACATCACTTATACGTTTACTAGAGGATTTTAagggatatttatttatttgaaatttatgCCGTATTTCACCCGTCATAATAACTCCGGTATTACAATAGCAGCAAGAGTATGTTGTTATGTATTGTACATATTTCGAAGATAATGTCAAGAAATCGATCCGCTACTTTTGTTTCAGTCAGTAATTTTGTATCCATTAAGTAATTGTAATACTGTCAAATTTATATATACATTAACATTTTGAAAGATAGTTCAGTTTACACCTTATTaccataaaaatttacaagacatCTAAGAAATTTGACTGGTAGCTACAATGTCTTTAGACTGCATTTAACGTTTGCCGTATCAGAAGATAAAATAGCTGCATATCTTTTTCACCTCATGGGTCCAGAGGCATATTAAATTCTGTTCGATAAAATTTCACCTCAAAAACCAGACGACAAATCATATGATAAAGGGGAAAGTGCCATTGAATATATTACAGCTTTACGTGGATTAGCTAAAACTTGCAAATTTTGGGATAATTTAGACAAACCGTAATGAATAAATTTGTATTTGGTCTAAAGAACCAAAATATTCAAAGCAGACTCCTGAAATACAAGGATCTAACAATTAAGGAAGCCCAAGAAGTTGTCATCAGCATGGAGACATCAACCAGAGATGCAGCTAAATTACAGAAATCACATACTAATGCTACTATTAATGTTTCTAGTATCAAGAATAAACAGTGACACATACATTCATCTGAAAtatatgtcaaccaaaacacaagggGAATAccataattataaaataattagaaaCGAATCACATGCACtcgtaaaaaaaaatacaaaaagaataattggaaacgctttttaaaagaaatggaacatgatttttacgggtTGCAAAAGAAAACATGGCACTTCATAAGAGGTTAAAGAacagaggtaaaggaactaatagaaccaaaacacatagaaaggtatacgtggattgactacctaaaagaGCTATAtccagaggaagaacaaacgacgctagaaccggaaacaccagaattaccagaaatgaagaacttaatattaaTGTACAGGAAGTTCCGAAAATACTTGATCTGTTTTATATACCCAATGAGATAACACCTAAACAATTTAGAAATCTTTGGTGTCTCCTTGGCTTCACTTAAAAATCGGATAAAAAGAGCTTGACAAGTTTTAGGtactttttcgtttattttatttcatcTTGTTTcatatgttattaatattttgttttatttataattaagaaTTTAATTCTCTCTTAAGCAATTACAGATattgatttttatactgtataCAGTATAACacctattaaattttttttattctgctAATGACCTTCGTGGTTATTGcggttattttttaaataaaaaaaatcctcaACAATGTATTTATGTCTTAAGTCTTATGctcatcatttttattttgttacaggATCTACGGGTCCTTGAACTAAGAGGATGCGGACTACAGAGAATAAACGCACAACTATACCATTTGCTGCCTTACCTATCCCACCTCGATTTGGGATACAACCAAATTCAATTTTTATCAGAAGACGAGTTCCACGACCTCCGTAGACTCCACATCCTTAAACTGGATGGCAACCTTTTGCCGGTTATTCTGGAAAAGACATTCATCCACCAACAACAACTAAAATATTTGTGTTTAGCAAAAAACCGGTTAGCTAAAATAACAGATACTGCCTTTTTGAACCTTACTAACTTGATAGAGTTGGACATTAGTTACAATAAGTTGAGTAAATTAGAACCTTTCGCGTTGACTCATATTGCAGACACCTTACAAAGGCTAGTGATTAGCGGGAATAACTTTACGGTGTCTTTAATAAAGTTGTTCTTGCAAACGTTGTACAGAGTGTGGCACCTCGAAATAGCACATATGAAACTATCAGTATTACCAGAAAAGTTCCTACCAGATCGAATAAAAAAACTCAATATATCGTGGAACAATATTACAAACTTAAACGTACATAGTTTTCCTAAGCAATTACAAGAACTagatatttcttttaataaaattaaaggcCTAAATGACAGCGTGGTTGTAAAGTTGGAAACgctaaaatatgtaaattttacaGGAAATCCTTGGTCTTGCGATTTGTGTCATATAACCGCGATTTTATTTCGCATCAACAAGACCTCGATATTCAAAAACTCGGTATGTGCCTCGCCATCTAGActtgtaaataaagaaatagtGAATCTGCGCTTTGAAGACATAACTACTTGTGAAGTGACTAACGGTTCCAATGACAAAATACCTACCGATAAACTCAGCTTACTGGTCGGCTTATTGTGTATTATAGTTTTCGcgatattttctattatttttgttgtGTGTTCGTGTATGAAACGACATTCGGAAAATCTAGAAAGGCAACGAAAACGAACCGAACGGGCAGAAAATAATATCGAAAATGCCACTGCGGTTTTTTGTAAGGGAGAGATAAGTTTCAAATTCCCTCTAGATTTAACAGAAAGAAAGATGTCAGTGTCAACTATAGATGAGATCAAAAAGGATTCACAACAAAGTTTACCGAACGGTACGGTAGTTGGAATTTAAAAGGAACTCAAATTTTCTACACGGCCGATTCGGATCTAGGCCAGTAATGTGATGAATTTTGTACATAAATAGTTTAAGTTTGCAAAGGCtcattgttttatattatttttattgtaacaatcaaatgtatttaaaaattttcccaCTAGTATTTGCATTGACGACATATTAAAACCATTTTGCTTTTTGACATAGAGTTATCGAtagaaatagtaattttttatttcgACATCATTTATTTCTATACCTCGGTATTTTTTTCTCAGGTCCCTATTTCAGCATGACGTTTTCTAATCTTTTAGGTACGTCGTGAGTTATTGCAGactgtttaaaataattgtagtccAGTCGGGATAGCATTTGACCCCATGGCCAATTGCCGCAAATTTTATAATTCTAACCCTtagttttgttctgaagctattttctagtggcattttaaagtaactactattttaatgggaataagccaccattaagggttaaaataagtttattgacgtttcaattttcacttcgcaaaatttaaaattagaggaatttttcaccaagtaacccaaaaaaattgtttattttattaatgtttgtattttgagaacgatttccgaagtggaaattaaaacgtcaataaacttattttagttgtggcttattcccattaaaatagcaATTACACTAACCTTTAGGGAGGAGAgtcaatagtagtgtaaatttaaaaccGCGATTGAATTCCGCCGTTGCGTATTGCTCAATATCCTCGCCATTttctatttttgacaaaaatggtaGGAACTTAAATTTTTGCAAAtacatttttctaaaattttgtatGTACAAATTTTTTCTTTAGATCGATATTTACCGAGTTAAGGAAAAAAATAGAGTAAGAGTAAGAGAGGAAGTATAATATTATCGAATTATTTCGTTTATTGTTTACTTTACAAcataaattatataaacaaaaatggagagaattatattttataatttcaatatttaaattatatataataatatatttaaattataaattcaatatttaaagtGGTAGGTTTGTTCCTGTTTATGGCTTACTGCTGATGACGTTACCGTTTAGAGTTCGTTAGACTTAGGACTTTAAATATTGGTTTTAGcaataaaataaaccaaaataaaattgtataaaataaaattttctttatttttgtttatgtatatccCTGtcataaagttaataataaacgataTAATTCGAAAATTATGCTTCCATCCCCCTTCCACTATTTTTCGCattaactcggaaaatatcgatTACACGAAAAAATTTGTAAAAGACTGCCCAAAAAAATTGGATGAAATCGCATGTGCAACATTTTCAGTCCTTACCATTTTTGTCGAATAAAGAAAAATGGCGGAGATATTGaacaaaaattgttttcattttttattttaaaatttaagataGCGGCTAATGCTACGGTTGGACTgagtcgcgattttaaatttacactactctTGACTCCCcctaaaggttagaataataaaatttgaggCTGCTCGACATGCAAGGTTAGGCCTTTTTTTTCATCTAATCCGACTGGACTGTTGTAGCAATTACCAGGATTATCTGAATCCACTATGCgcttgttaaaaaattaaaatggtaTTTTATTGTGGgtaatttaactttaaaaaatgatACCTTTCTTTTTACGTACTTTTGTGGTAACTATTTTTAATTGACGCTATCGACACTGACTCCATCTAACTTCATTAGAGGTCACTATTATCATTTATTAGTGCAATATTTTAGTAATAATTGTCACCTGGATTTTATGCGTTGGTTCAATTCACTCCCTTCACAAAGTCTTCACTGATGAAGAGTAAAGCTTGAAACACGTGTAGGAGAATTGTGAGAGATTTGATTTGAATGAATTGAAACGCAACCGTCtatattagtttatttttaaattgtttaaaatattttatattgtcaaAAATCAGTAATTTCTTTTAGAAAGTTCAAaataccatttatttattagaaaaaaaaacagataaaaaattcaaaactGCAATTAtgtcaaacaatttttttttaatttcaagtgTACCTGCATCAGAATTTACGCAAAATATACCAGCATCTCATTCGATATCTTGCTCTTTATTACCATTGTCATGACGGCTAGCGGTAGTCAGATTTTCAGTTTTGTAACAGCTTCAAATTTTtgggttttatttttaaaaatctattgCCATATTACAATGAAGGACCACTGGAAAATTTTCCGTTCGTGCCTACTCTATACAAGGTCATATATATTGTTGCACATTCCTGCTGAAGGCTTTAAGTGGATTTAAGTTTAAATATTAGTTGACTGAGCTTTGAGACTGAGAAAATGTCACTAACGAAAGTCTTGACATATCGCATCACTCAtcgtttataattttttactttaaGTACTTTATACAAATTGTGTTGAGCGAATCAAAGGCATTCTTTTTTCTACATGTCTTGATCAGCTCAGTCTAAGTCTCAGATTGTTAATCATTCCAGTTTTAGCATTTTTTTTACCAGAATATAATGAAACGGAACATCGAATTCTTGATCATTAAAGCAGAATCTACTAACAAGGTTCATGCGTTTGGGATGTCCAGAGTCGGATGCGGCGATGGGAACCACTGGAAGACATATGACGAAGTCATTTAATTGAGAGTAGTCATGATACAGGGTCAAAACACCAACGGTGGAAAACCTAAGACAAGTCATGAAAGAAGCTATAGAAGGCAGAGGTGAGCAGTATGTCATACTTGTGGACTACGAACATCgaaaagctcaaagatgaattcATAGACAGACAACAGATAAACTCTCTGCACGAAAAATAGAACTCTACAGAAAAAttcgtacagaaaaaagaaggcactggaaaTAACTGTATAA from the Diabrotica undecimpunctata isolate CICGRU chromosome 1, icDiaUnde3, whole genome shotgun sequence genome contains:
- the rdo gene encoding uncharacterized protein rdo, yielding MLVSWHLISPSLIILWLCSTESLCPESCYCRQSEKGQRKVSCVKGGMRDPLPVSEIDLGMEVLEISAPKDNPNTLSISPIFQQFKRLEEISIKRSNIHQIGVHPFWGVPTIRLLDLSHNNISAVYDHNFRGLVNLVELNLDFNRIERLSVGVFKHLTELRMLTLKNNLISDLEPRIFLKLVKLHILKLSENKFTEELNPEVFKDISDLRVLELRGCGLQRINAQLYHLLPYLSHLDLGYNQIQFLSEDEFHDLRRLHILKLDGNLLPVILEKTFIHQQQLKYLCLAKNRLAKITDTAFLNLTNLIELDISYNKLSKLEPFALTHIADTLQRLVISGNNFTVSLIKLFLQTLYRVWHLEIAHMKLSVLPEKFLPDRIKKLNISWNNITNLNVHSFPKQLQELDISFNKIKGLNDSVVVKLETLKYVNFTGNPWSCDLCHITAILFRINKTSIFKNSVCASPSRLVNKEIVNLRFEDITTCEVTNGSNDKIPTDKLSLLVGLLCIIVFAIFSIIFVVCSCMKRHSENLERQRKRTERAENNIENATAVFCKGEISFKFPLDLTERKMSVSTIDEIKKDSQQSLPNGTVVGI